One Staphylococcus simiae genomic region harbors:
- the dnaK gene encoding molecular chaperone DnaK, protein MSKVIGIDLGTTNSCVTVLEGDEPKVIQNPEGARTTPSVVAFKNGETQVGEVAKRQAITNPNTVQSIKRHMGTDYKVDIEGKSYTPQEISAMILQNLKNTAESYLGDKVDKAVITVPAYFNDAERQATKDAGKIAGLEVERIINEPTAAALAYGLDKTEQDEKVLVFDLGGGTFDVSILELGDGVFEVLSTAGDNKLGGDDFDQVIIDYLVAEFKKENGVDLSQDKMALQRLKDAAEKAKKDLSGVSQTQISLPFISAGENGPLHLEISLTRSKFEELADSLIKRTMEPTRQALKDAGLSSSDIDEVILVGGSTRIPAVQEAVKKEIGKEPNKGVNPDEVVAMGAAIQGGVITGDVKDVVLLDVTPLSLGIEIMGGRMNTLIERNTTIPTSKSQVYSTAADNQPAVDIHVLQGERPMAADNKTLGRFQLTDIPPAPRGVPQIEVTFDIDKNGIVNVTAKDLGTNKEQKITIQSSSALSDEEIDRMVKDAEENAEADKKRREEVDLRNEADSLVFQVEKTLTDLGENISEEDKKGAEDKKDALKTALEGQDIDDIKAKKEELEKVIQELSAKVYEQAAQQQAQGSEAGQDSGSTVEDAEFKEVKDDDKK, encoded by the coding sequence ATGAGTAAAGTAATCGGTATAGACTTAGGTACAACAAATTCATGTGTAACAGTTTTAGAAGGAGACGAACCTAAAGTTATCCAAAATCCTGAAGGTGCACGTACAACACCATCAGTAGTTGCATTTAAAAATGGAGAAACTCAAGTAGGTGAAGTTGCTAAACGTCAAGCAATTACAAACCCTAATACAGTACAATCTATTAAACGTCATATGGGTACAGATTATAAAGTAGACATCGAAGGTAAATCATATACTCCACAAGAAATTTCAGCTATGATTTTACAAAACTTAAAAAATACTGCTGAAAGTTATTTAGGAGATAAAGTTGACAAAGCTGTTATCACAGTTCCTGCTTATTTCAATGATGCTGAACGTCAAGCAACTAAAGATGCAGGTAAAATAGCAGGTTTAGAAGTTGAACGTATTATTAATGAACCAACTGCAGCAGCATTAGCTTATGGTTTAGACAAAACTGAACAAGATGAAAAAGTATTAGTATTTGACTTAGGTGGAGGTACTTTCGACGTATCTATTCTTGAATTAGGTGACGGTGTCTTTGAAGTACTTTCAACAGCAGGTGACAATAAACTTGGTGGTGACGACTTTGACCAAGTAATTATTGACTATCTTGTAGCTGAATTCAAAAAAGAAAATGGTGTAGATTTATCACAAGATAAAATGGCATTACAACGTTTAAAAGATGCAGCTGAAAAAGCTAAAAAAGACTTATCTGGTGTATCACAAACTCAAATTTCATTACCATTTATTTCTGCAGGAGAAAATGGCCCATTACACTTAGAAATTAGCTTAACTCGTTCTAAATTTGAAGAATTAGCTGATTCATTAATTAAAAGAACTATGGAACCAACTCGTCAAGCATTAAAAGATGCTGGATTATCAAGTTCTGACATTGATGAAGTTATCTTAGTTGGTGGTTCTACTCGTATCCCAGCTGTACAAGAAGCAGTTAAAAAAGAAATTGGCAAAGAGCCTAATAAAGGTGTTAACCCTGATGAAGTAGTTGCTATGGGTGCAGCAATTCAAGGTGGAGTTATCACTGGTGATGTTAAAGATGTTGTATTACTAGACGTAACTCCTTTATCACTAGGTATTGAAATTATGGGTGGTCGTATGAATACGTTAATTGAACGTAATACAACTATTCCAACTTCAAAATCACAAGTTTACTCAACTGCAGCTGATAATCAACCAGCAGTAGATATTCACGTGTTACAAGGTGAACGTCCAATGGCAGCTGACAATAAAACACTTGGTAGATTCCAATTAACTGATATTCCACCAGCTCCACGTGGTGTACCTCAAATTGAAGTTACATTCGATATTGATAAAAACGGTATTGTGAATGTTACTGCAAAAGACTTAGGAACTAATAAAGAACAAAAAATTACTATCCAATCTAGCTCTGCACTTTCAGATGAAGAAATCGATCGTATGGTTAAAGATGCAGAAGAAAATGCTGAGGCTGACAAAAAACGCCGTGAAGAAGTAGACTTAAGAAACGAAGCTGATAGCTTAGTATTCCAAGTTGAAAAAACTTTAACTGATTTAGGCGAAAATATTAGTGAAGAAGATAAAAAAGGTGCAGAAGATAAAAAAGATGCACTTAAAACAGCATTAGAAGGCCAAGATATTGATGATATTAAAGCTAAAAAAGAAGAACTTGAAAAAGTAATTCAAGAATTATCTGCTAAAGTTTATGAACAAGCAGCTCAACAACAAGCTCAAGGATCAGAAGCTGGTCAAGATAGTGGTAGTACAGTAGAAGATGCTGAATTTAAAGAAGTTAAAGATGACGACAAAAAATAA
- the grpE gene encoding nucleotide exchange factor GrpE, protein MTEKDESVQQTTEETIDENQTTSNSENESVDATEQANNINNDNNESSQDDISEEIDPKDQKIEELQQLADDNEEKYLRLYAEFENYKRRIQKETETNKKYQAQNVLTDILPAIDNIERALQIEGDDETFKSLQKGVQMVHESLISALKDNGLEVIASEGESFDPNVHQAVMQDDNPDFESGVITQELQKGYRLKDRVLRPSMVKVNQ, encoded by the coding sequence ATGACAGAAAAAGATGAATCAGTTCAACAAACAACTGAAGAAACTATTGATGAAAATCAAACAACATCAAATAGTGAGAATGAATCAGTTGATGCAACTGAACAAGCTAATAATATAAATAATGATAATAATGAGTCATCACAAGACGACATCAGTGAAGAAATTGATCCGAAAGATCAAAAAATTGAAGAATTACAACAGTTAGCTGATGACAATGAAGAAAAATATTTAAGGCTTTATGCAGAATTTGAAAATTATAAACGAAGAATTCAAAAAGAAACTGAAACTAATAAAAAGTATCAGGCACAAAATGTGTTAACTGATATATTGCCAGCAATTGATAACATCGAAAGAGCGTTACAAATTGAAGGTGATGATGAAACATTTAAATCCTTACAAAAAGGTGTCCAAATGGTTCATGAAAGTTTAATTAGTGCCTTAAAAGATAATGGACTGGAAGTAATCGCTTCAGAAGGCGAATCTTTTGATCCTAATGTTCATCAAGCAGTGATGCAAGATGATAATCCTGATTTCGAGTCAGGTGTAATTACTCAAGAATTACAAAAGGGATATCGTCTTAAAGATAGAGTATTAAGACCATCAATGGTTAAAGTAAACCAATAA
- the hrcA gene encoding heat-inducible transcriptional repressor HrcA, which produces MITDRQLSILNAIVEDYVDYGQPIGSKTLIERHNLNVSPATIRNEMKHLEEAKFIEKVHSSSGRSPSQLGFRYYVNRLLEETSHQNTNKLRRLNQLLIENQYDISSALSYFADELSSLSQYTTLVVHPNHGQDIIKDIHLIRANSNLIIMIIVFSSGYVEHVHLVADISFTNDKLTTISNFVTEKFTEYNNIVNEEIANFVQSEQERLFIEQLIEATKEQLSNQSNSIYMGGKVKLIDALNESNVSSIQPILQYIESNRITDLLRDISSPNINVKIGNEIDESLSDISIITSQYHFDESLKGQIAVIGPTAMHYQNVIQLLNRIW; this is translated from the coding sequence ATGATTACAGATAGACAATTAAGCATATTAAATGCAATTGTTGAAGATTATGTTGATTACGGACAACCTATTGGCTCTAAAACTTTAATTGAAAGACATAATTTAAATGTTAGTCCAGCAACTATCAGAAATGAAATGAAACATCTTGAAGAGGCTAAATTTATAGAAAAGGTGCACAGTTCATCTGGAAGGTCACCGTCACAGTTAGGTTTTAGATATTATGTAAATCGTCTTTTAGAAGAAACATCTCATCAAAATACAAATAAATTAAGACGGTTAAACCAGTTGTTAATTGAGAATCAATATGATATATCATCTGCCTTATCATATTTTGCAGATGAATTATCTAGTTTATCTCAATATACGACGTTGGTTGTTCATCCTAATCACGGACAAGATATAATTAAAGATATTCATTTGATTCGTGCAAATAGTAACTTAATCATTATGATAATTGTTTTTTCATCTGGTTATGTTGAACATGTCCATCTTGTTGCTGATATATCATTTACTAATGATAAGTTAACAACTATATCTAATTTTGTAACTGAGAAATTTACTGAATATAATAATATAGTTAATGAAGAAATTGCGAACTTTGTACAATCAGAACAAGAGCGACTATTTATTGAACAACTTATTGAAGCGACGAAAGAACAACTATCCAATCAAAGTAATAGCATTTATATGGGTGGAAAGGTTAAACTGATTGATGCATTAAATGAATCAAATGTTTCATCAATACAACCTATACTTCAGTATATAGAATCAAATAGAATTACTGATTTACTTCGAGATATTTCATCTCCAAATATAAATGTAAAAATAGGAAATGAAATTGATGAAAGTTTAAGTGATATTTCTATTATTACTAGTCAATATCATTTTGATGAATCATTAAAAGGTCAAATTGCAGTAATCGGTCCTACTGCAATGCATTATCAAAATGTCATTCAATTGCTAAATAGAATTTGGTAA
- the hemW gene encoding radical SAM family heme chaperone HemW gives MVVKSAYIHIPFCVRICTYCDFNKYFIQNQPVDDYIDALINEMSLAKTRNLETMYVGGGTPTALSIKQLEKLLKAIKEIFNIDGEYTFEANPDELTAEKVQLLKTYGVNRISMGVQTFNPELLKLLGRTHQTSDIYQAVDNATSAGIESISLDLMYHLPKQSLEDFANSLEMALKMNINHISSYGLILEPKTQFYNMYRKGNLKLPNEDLGAEMYQFLMSRMNASPFHQYEISNFAKDGFESAHNKVYWLNEEYYGFGAGASGYVNGERYTNINPVNHYIKAIKREGNAILTSNIPTLNEKMEEEMFLGLRMNQGVNSQRFAEKFDQSMDNIFGQTIERLKNNGLLVEEGKFIKLTNRGKVIGNEVFEAFLLNE, from the coding sequence ATGGTAGTAAAAAGTGCATATATACATATACCGTTTTGCGTACGAATATGTACCTATTGTGACTTTAATAAATATTTTATACAAAATCAGCCAGTAGATGATTATATTGATGCACTTATCAACGAAATGTCTCTAGCAAAAACTCGGAATTTAGAAACCATGTATGTTGGTGGAGGCACTCCTACAGCACTTTCAATAAAGCAATTGGAAAAATTACTAAAAGCTATAAAAGAAATATTTAATATTGATGGGGAGTATACGTTTGAAGCTAATCCAGATGAACTAACTGCAGAAAAAGTTCAGTTGTTAAAAACCTATGGTGTTAATAGAATTTCAATGGGTGTACAAACGTTTAATCCTGAATTATTAAAACTTTTAGGACGTACTCATCAAACATCAGATATATATCAAGCAGTTGATAATGCTACAAGTGCTGGAATTGAATCAATTAGTTTAGACTTAATGTACCATCTTCCAAAGCAATCACTTGAAGATTTTGCAAATAGTCTAGAAATGGCTTTAAAAATGAATATAAACCATATTTCTAGTTATGGACTAATCCTTGAACCTAAAACACAATTTTATAATATGTATAGAAAAGGTAATTTAAAATTACCTAATGAAGATTTAGGGGCAGAAATGTATCAATTTTTAATGTCGCGCATGAATGCGTCTCCATTTCATCAGTATGAGATTTCGAATTTTGCTAAAGATGGTTTTGAATCAGCACATAATAAAGTGTATTGGTTAAATGAAGAATACTATGGTTTTGGTGCAGGTGCTAGTGGTTACGTTAATGGAGAACGATATACAAATATCAATCCCGTAAATCATTATATTAAAGCGATAAAACGTGAAGGGAACGCTATATTGACTTCTAATATTCCTACTTTAAACGAAAAAATGGAAGAAGAAATGTTTTTAGGGCTAAGAATGAATCAAGGAGTTAATAGTCAAAGATTTGCAGAAAAGTTTGATCAATCTATGGATAATATCTTTGGTCAAACGATTGAAAGATTAAAAAATAATGGTTTATTAGTTGAAGAGGGTAAATTTATTAAATTGACAAATCGAGGTAAAGTTATTGGTAACGAGGTTTTTGAAGCTTTTTTATTAAATGAATAA
- the lepA gene encoding translation elongation factor 4 encodes MDKQERLKRRENIRNFSIIAHIDHGKSTLADRILENTKSVETRDMQNQLLDSMDLERERGITIKLNAVRLKYEANDGETYTFHLIDTPGHVDFTYEVSRSLAACEGAILVVDAAQGIEAQTLANVYLALDNDLELLPVINKIDLPAAEPERVKQELEDMIGLDQDDVVLASAKSNIGIEDILEKIVEVVPAPQGDPEAPLKALIFDSEYDPYRGVISSIRIVDGIVKAGDKIRMMATGKEFEVTEVGINTPKQLPVEELTVGDVGYIIASIKNVDDSRVGDTITHANRPASEPLQGYKKMNPMVYCGLFPIDNKNYNDLREALEKLQLNDASLEFEPESSQALGFGYRTGFLGMLHMEIIQERIEREFGIELIATAPSVIYQCILKDGSEVTVDNPAQMPERDKIEKIYEPYVRASMMVPNDYVGAVMELCQRKRGQFINMDYLDDIRVNIVYELPLAEVVFDFFDQLKSNTKGYASFDYEFIDNKESNLVKMDILLNGDKVDALSFIVHRDFAYERGKALVEKLKTLIPRQQFEVPVQAAIGQKIVARTNIKSMGKNVLAKCYGGDISRKRKLLEKQKAGKAKMKSVGNVEIPQDAFLAVLKMDDE; translated from the coding sequence ATGGATAAGCAGGAACGTTTAAAAAGAAGAGAAAATATAAGGAATTTCTCCATTATTGCACATATAGATCATGGGAAGTCAACATTAGCTGATAGAATTTTAGAGAATACTAAATCTGTGGAAACAAGAGATATGCAAAATCAATTGCTTGATTCAATGGATTTAGAACGAGAACGAGGCATTACAATAAAATTAAATGCAGTCCGTTTAAAATATGAAGCTAATGATGGAGAAACATATACATTTCATTTAATTGACACACCAGGACATGTCGATTTTACATATGAAGTTTCTAGATCTTTAGCAGCTTGTGAAGGTGCTATTTTAGTGGTTGATGCTGCTCAAGGAATCGAAGCCCAAACATTAGCAAATGTTTATTTAGCTTTAGATAACGACTTAGAGTTATTGCCAGTAATAAACAAAATAGATTTACCTGCAGCAGAGCCTGAGAGAGTAAAACAGGAATTAGAAGATATGATTGGTCTAGATCAAGATGATGTTGTTTTAGCTAGTGCTAAATCTAATATCGGAATTGAAGACATCTTAGAGAAAATTGTTGAAGTTGTTCCTGCACCACAAGGTGACCCTGAAGCACCATTGAAAGCTTTGATATTTGATTCAGAATATGATCCCTATAGAGGTGTAATATCTTCAATTAGAATTGTTGATGGAATCGTAAAAGCAGGCGATAAAATTCGAATGATGGCAACTGGAAAAGAATTCGAAGTAACTGAAGTTGGGATTAATACACCGAAACAATTACCAGTTGAGGAATTAACTGTTGGTGATGTTGGTTATATTATTGCAAGTATTAAAAATGTTGATGATTCACGAGTTGGTGACACCATTACTCATGCCAATAGACCTGCAAGCGAGCCATTACAAGGCTATAAAAAAATGAATCCAATGGTTTATTGTGGTTTGTTCCCGATAGACAATAAAAACTATAATGATTTAAGAGAAGCTCTTGAAAAATTACAATTAAATGATGCTTCATTAGAATTTGAACCAGAGTCTTCACAGGCGTTAGGTTTTGGATATAGAACTGGTTTCTTAGGTATGTTACACATGGAAATTATTCAAGAGCGTATTGAACGTGAGTTTGGTATTGAATTAATAGCCACTGCACCATCAGTTATATATCAATGTATATTAAAAGATGGCTCAGAAGTAACAGTTGATAATCCTGCTCAAATGCCTGAGAGAGATAAAATTGAAAAAATCTATGAACCTTATGTTCGCGCTTCAATGATGGTACCAAATGATTATGTTGGAGCAGTTATGGAATTATGCCAACGTAAACGTGGTCAATTTATAAATATGGATTATTTAGATGATATACGTGTCAACATAGTATATGAACTTCCATTAGCAGAAGTGGTATTTGATTTCTTCGACCAATTAAAGTCTAATACTAAAGGTTATGCATCATTTGATTATGAATTTATCGATAATAAAGAAAGTAATCTTGTTAAAATGGATATTTTACTTAATGGTGATAAAGTAGACGCCTTGAGTTTTATAGTTCATAGAGACTTTGCCTATGAAAGAGGTAAAGCATTAGTTGAAAAATTAAAAACATTAATTCCTAGACAACAATTTGAAGTGCCTGTTCAAGCTGCAATTGGTCAAAAAATAGTTGCACGTACAAATATAAAATCTATGGGGAAAAATGTTTTAGCTAAATGTTACGGAGGCGATATAAGTCGTAAACGTAAGCTATTAGAAAAACAAAAAGCTGGTAAAGCGAAAATGAAATCTGTAGGTAATGTTGAAATTCCACAGGATGCCTTTTTAGCAGTTCTGAAAATGGACGACGAATAA
- the rpsT gene encoding 30S ribosomal protein S20: MANIKSAIKRVKTTEKAEARNISQKSAMRTAVKNAKTAVSNNADNKNELVSLATKLVDKAAQSNLIHSNKADRIKSQLMTANK, translated from the coding sequence ATGGCAAATATCAAATCTGCAATCAAACGTGTTAAAACAACTGAAAAAGCTGAAGCTCGTAACATTTCACAAAAGAGTGCTATGCGTACAGCAGTTAAAAATGCAAAAACAGCTGTTTCAAACAACGCTGACAATAAAAATGAATTAGTAAGCTTAGCAACTAAATTAGTTGATAAAGCTGCTCAAAGCAATTTAATACATTCAAACAAAGCTGACCGTATTAAATCACAATTAATGACTGCAAATAAATAG
- the holA gene encoding DNA polymerase III subunit delta → MSDNIVTIYGDVPELVEKQSSELIDQYLQEEKDDFNFVKYNLLETEISPIIEETLTLPFFSDKKVILVKNAFIFTGEKAPKEMYHNIEQLIEFIEKYDGDNLIIFEVYQAKLDERKKLTKTLKKHAKIKKIEQMSEEDIKNWIQSKLNDNFKDIKKDALDLFIELTGINYNIVSQEIDKLMLFLGDRPTINKNDVNQIINRSLEQNVFLLTEYIQKGQKEKAINLVKDLITMKEEPIKLLALITSNYRLFYQSKILSQKGYSGQQIAKTIGVHPYRVKLALGQVRHYQLDQLLNIINACAETDYKLKSSYMDKQLILELFILSL, encoded by the coding sequence ATGAGTGACAATATTGTAACTATATATGGAGACGTACCTGAATTAGTAGAAAAACAAAGTTCAGAGTTGATAGATCAGTATTTACAAGAAGAGAAAGATGATTTTAATTTCGTAAAGTATAATTTATTAGAAACAGAAATATCTCCAATTATAGAAGAAACATTAACTTTACCTTTCTTTTCAGATAAAAAAGTGATTTTAGTCAAAAATGCTTTTATTTTTACAGGGGAAAAAGCTCCAAAAGAAATGTATCATAATATTGAACAATTAATAGAGTTCATTGAAAAGTATGATGGAGATAATTTAATCATATTTGAAGTATATCAAGCAAAATTGGATGAGAGAAAAAAATTAACTAAAACACTAAAAAAACATGCGAAAATAAAAAAAATCGAACAGATGTCAGAAGAAGATATAAAAAATTGGATTCAAAGTAAATTAAATGACAATTTTAAAGATATCAAAAAGGATGCTTTAGATTTATTTATTGAATTGACAGGCATTAATTATAATATTGTTTCTCAAGAAATTGACAAATTAATGTTATTTCTAGGTGATCGTCCAACAATAAATAAAAATGATGTAAATCAAATTATTAATAGAAGTTTAGAGCAAAATGTATTCTTATTAACAGAATATATCCAAAAAGGGCAAAAAGAAAAAGCTATTAATCTTGTTAAAGATTTAATAACTATGAAAGAAGAACCAATAAAATTATTAGCATTGATAACAAGTAATTATAGATTGTTTTATCAGAGTAAGATTCTAAGTCAAAAAGGTTACAGTGGCCAACAAATTGCCAAAACAATTGGTGTACACCCCTATAGAGTTAAACTAGCATTAGGACAAGTACGACATTATCAATTAGATCAACTATTAAATATCATTAACGCCTGTGCTGAAACGGACTATAAATTAAAATCTTCATACATGGATAAGCAATTAATTTTAGAATTATTTATCTTATCATTATAA
- a CDS encoding DNA internalization-related competence protein ComEC/Rec2, whose protein sequence is MISILVGVFWQTSKILSLFILFLVIMLVFIKKKYIYIPCIAIVIITSSVYYYHVKTIQVDDVNYYMDHKEFKNRVNFISSQKIEHNAIKGKLKSNNTSFDFIYKADNKVISNDIVGLTCNVTGQFYSPYHEHVTLKIKSIDFKNCTTTNQSNILTQYREYINNKIKYSGVKYPERIMSLINGDTTLIDDNYKDNVKNLGIYHLLAVSGSHIAIIIFLIYQPLVRLNVPMMFIKIVTIVTLLAFAFYTNFAPSACRAIIMAIIVMLLPKNYKVAPINILSSAFVIMFLINPLITNDIGFQFSFVISFFIIFLYPYISSLSKLKSLIALTFIAQLSSLIVSIPHFNQLQWIGFFSNILFVPFYTFILFPCTLLFYIICHFIPHLSLLNIFINKIFEFHDYLLKLLLNINNFNWYIPKMSNITYIVIIISIVLILIFLAHHLFKYVITLLLILLLLLNINSFQNHHRLTMLNVGQGDSILFEGGSNQTVLIDTGGQYASNQRKKHLSLAKYHTLPVLKERGINKLNYLVLTHPHQDHIGELPFISSHIKIEKIIINSKGYPKATLKNIMSLCDKYNIQLLDVKNVMNINFKDTTINFLIGYIYTSDDKNEYSIVTLIKYRNINILLMGDATKNNENLLLKKYNLPKIDILKVGHHGSKTSSSEGFIRKIQPTISLISSGKHNRYHLPNNEVIMLLKSIKSKIYNTQQSGQITIDLDKNFEIQQEAS, encoded by the coding sequence ATGATTTCAATATTGGTGGGAGTATTCTGGCAAACATCTAAAATACTCTCGCTATTTATTTTATTTCTAGTCATTATGTTGGTGTTTATTAAGAAAAAGTATATTTATATACCATGTATAGCAATAGTTATCATCACTTCATCTGTATATTATTATCATGTAAAAACAATACAAGTAGATGATGTTAATTATTATATGGATCATAAGGAATTTAAAAATCGAGTCAACTTCATATCAAGTCAAAAAATTGAACACAATGCAATAAAGGGTAAGTTAAAGAGTAATAATACTAGTTTTGATTTTATTTATAAAGCTGACAACAAAGTTATTTCAAACGACATCGTCGGTTTAACATGTAATGTGACAGGTCAATTTTATAGTCCATATCATGAACATGTTACGTTAAAAATTAAAAGTATTGATTTTAAGAATTGTACCACAACTAATCAATCCAATATATTAACTCAATATAGAGAATATATTAATAACAAAATAAAATATTCTGGTGTTAAATATCCTGAACGTATTATGAGTCTGATAAATGGTGATACAACTTTAATAGATGACAATTATAAAGATAATGTTAAAAATTTAGGTATATACCACTTATTAGCAGTTAGTGGATCACATATTGCAATTATTATTTTTTTAATTTATCAACCATTAGTTAGATTAAATGTTCCTATGATGTTCATTAAGATTGTAACAATCGTAACACTCTTAGCCTTTGCGTTTTATACAAATTTTGCTCCTAGCGCTTGTCGGGCGATTATTATGGCAATTATTGTCATGCTATTACCTAAAAATTATAAAGTGGCTCCCATCAATATTTTATCCTCAGCCTTTGTTATCATGTTTCTCATTAATCCTTTAATAACAAACGATATAGGTTTTCAATTTTCTTTTGTTATATCATTTTTTATTATCTTTTTATATCCGTACATTTCAAGTTTATCGAAATTAAAATCACTCATTGCATTAACTTTTATTGCTCAACTATCCTCATTAATTGTTTCAATTCCTCATTTTAATCAACTACAGTGGATTGGCTTCTTTTCTAACATCCTATTCGTGCCATTTTACACCTTTATTTTATTTCCATGTACTTTATTGTTTTATATTATTTGCCATTTCATCCCACATTTATCTCTATTAAATATATTTATAAATAAGATTTTTGAGTTTCATGATTATCTATTAAAACTACTACTAAATATCAATAATTTTAATTGGTATATACCTAAAATGAGTAATATAACCTATATTGTTATTATAATTTCGATAGTGCTAATTTTAATATTTTTGGCGCATCATTTATTTAAATATGTCATAACACTTTTACTTATATTATTACTACTTTTAAATATTAATAGTTTTCAAAATCATCATCGGTTAACAATGTTAAATGTTGGACAAGGTGATAGTATTTTATTTGAAGGTGGAAGTAATCAGACCGTGCTAATTGATACAGGAGGGCAGTATGCGTCAAATCAGCGTAAAAAACATTTATCATTAGCAAAATACCATACTTTACCAGTGTTAAAAGAAAGAGGTATTAATAAATTGAATTATTTAGTATTAACTCATCCTCATCAAGATCATATAGGTGAGTTACCTTTTATTAGTAGCCATATAAAAATAGAAAAGATAATCATAAATAGTAAAGGTTATCCCAAAGCAACTTTAAAAAATATAATGAGCTTATGTGATAAATATAATATCCAATTATTAGATGTTAAGAATGTAATGAATATAAATTTTAAGGATACTACGATTAATTTTTTAATTGGTTATATTTATACAAGTGACGATAAAAATGAATATTCTATAGTAACATTAATAAAATATCGAAATATCAATATTTTATTAATGGGAGATGCTACAAAGAATAATGAAAATCTATTATTAAAGAAATATAATTTGCCTAAAATTGATATATTAAAAGTAGGTCATCACGGTAGTAAAACTAGTAGCAGTGAAGGTTTTATTAGGAAGATACAGCCTACAATTAGTTTAATATCATCTGGCAAACATAATAGGTATCATTTGCCCAATAACGAAGTGATAATGCTTTTGAAAAGTATTAAAAGTAAAATTTATAATACTCAACAATCTGGTCAAATCACGATAGATTTAGATAAAAATTTTGAAATACAACAAGAAGCATCTTAA
- a CDS encoding ComE operon protein 2, producing MERIKWEEYFMAQSHLLALRSTCQRLSVGATIVKDNRIIAGGYNGSVAGEVHCIDDGCLIEDGHCIRTIHAEMNALLQCAKQGVSTDGATIYVTHFPCLNCTKSIIQAGIKYVYYAQDYHNHEYAMKLLEQSGIVYKKIPFSPEYVAKYLTKG from the coding sequence TTGGAAAGAATTAAATGGGAAGAATACTTCATGGCTCAAAGTCACTTACTTGCACTTCGATCAACATGCCAAAGACTGTCTGTTGGTGCAACTATAGTTAAAGATAATAGAATTATTGCCGGTGGATATAATGGTTCTGTTGCGGGAGAAGTTCATTGTATTGATGATGGATGTTTAATCGAAGATGGACATTGTATCCGAACAATTCATGCTGAAATGAATGCTTTATTACAATGTGCTAAACAAGGCGTATCAACTGATGGTGCGACTATATACGTGACACATTTTCCTTGTTTGAATTGTACTAAGTCAATTATACAAGCAGGAATAAAATATGTTTATTATGCACAAGACTATCATAATCATGAATATGCAATGAAATTACTAGAACAATCTGGGATAGTGTACAAAAAGATTCCTTTTTCACCAGAATATGTAGCTAAATATTTAACAAAAGGGTAA